From a region of the Leptolyngbyaceae cyanobacterium genome:
- the nusA gene encoding transcription termination factor NusA, giving the protein MTMVSLPGLKDLIDNISRERNLPRHAVQAALREALLKGYERYRRTQNINKHFDENYFDNLEVELNVEEEGFRVLATKSIVEQVSSSDHEIALSEVQEVVEEAQLGDTVVLDVTPDQNEFGRMAAIQTKQVLSQKLRDQQRKMVQEEFQDLEGNVMQARVLRFERQSVIMAVSSGFNQPEVEAELPKREQLPNDNYRANATFKVYLKKVREGPQRGPQLLVSRGAAGLVVELFSNEVPEIEDEVVRIVAVAREANPPSRSLGPRTKIAVDTLERDVDPVGACIGARGSRIQVVVNELRGEKIDVIRWSPDPATYIANALSPARVDEVRLVNPEARQAHVLVAEDQLSLAIGKEGQNVRLAARLTGWKIDIKDGAKYDAVAEDQKIAAAIASEQREQYEDDEDYDDEETIDKYSLDDTDAQLDEDTLLDED; this is encoded by the coding sequence ATGACAATGGTTAGTCTGCCTGGACTAAAAGACTTAATCGACAACATCAGCCGCGAGCGAAATTTACCCAGGCACGCGGTACAAGCAGCGTTGCGAGAAGCTTTGCTAAAAGGATACGAGCGCTATCGGCGTACCCAAAATATCAACAAACACTTCGATGAAAACTACTTCGATAACCTAGAAGTAGAACTGAATGTAGAAGAAGAAGGCTTTCGAGTTCTCGCTACCAAAAGTATCGTCGAACAGGTTAGTAGTAGCGACCATGAAATTGCGCTTTCGGAAGTTCAGGAAGTAGTAGAAGAAGCTCAGTTAGGAGACACCGTAGTTTTAGACGTGACGCCGGATCAAAACGAATTTGGTCGGATGGCGGCAATTCAAACTAAACAAGTGTTATCCCAGAAACTGCGAGACCAGCAACGCAAGATGGTGCAAGAAGAGTTCCAAGATTTAGAAGGGAACGTCATGCAGGCGCGGGTGCTGCGCTTCGAGCGACAATCGGTGATTATGGCCGTCAGCAGTGGTTTTAATCAGCCAGAAGTAGAAGCTGAATTGCCCAAGCGGGAACAACTGCCCAACGATAACTATCGAGCTAATGCCACTTTTAAGGTTTATTTGAAAAAAGTCAGGGAAGGCCCCCAAAGAGGGCCACAACTACTGGTTTCTAGAGGGGCTGCTGGTTTGGTAGTGGAGCTTTTTAGCAACGAAGTACCGGAAATTGAAGATGAAGTAGTACGGATCGTTGCTGTAGCAAGGGAAGCTAATCCTCCTTCTCGTTCTCTTGGCCCCCGTACTAAAATCGCTGTAGATACTCTAGAGCGAGATGTCGATCCCGTAGGTGCTTGTATTGGAGCGCGGGGATCGCGAATTCAAGTGGTGGTAAACGAACTGCGTGGAGAGAAAATCGATGTTATTAGGTGGTCTCCCGACCCGGCTACTTATATTGCCAATGCTCTGAGTCCGGCTAGAGTAGATGAAGTTCGCTTGGTCAATCCAGAAGCACGCCAAGCCCACGTTTTGGTTGCGGAAGACCAGCTGAGTTTGGCGATCGGTAAAGAAGGACAAAACGTTCGACTAGCTGCCCGGTTGACTGGCTGGAAAATTGATATCAAAGATGGTGCTAAGTACGACGCGGTTGCTGAAGATCAAAAGATCGCCGCCGCGATCGCTAGCGAACAAAGAGAACAATATGAAGATGACGAGGACTACGACGACGAAGAAACAATAGATAAATACAGCCTCGACGACACCGATGCCCAATTGGATGAAGATACTCTCTTAGATGAAGATTAG
- a CDS encoding YlxR family protein, with product MKPNYRRCISCRLVAPKEAFWRVVRVYPSRQLQLNEGMGRSAYLCPTETCLQAAQKKNRLGRALKAPVPPELYQTLWQRLTSQQSTANHKLFDRTPSNLEPE from the coding sequence GTGAAACCTAACTATCGACGTTGTATCAGCTGTCGCTTGGTAGCTCCTAAAGAAGCTTTTTGGCGCGTAGTTAGAGTCTATCCATCCAGGCAGCTACAATTGAATGAGGGTATGGGACGTTCGGCCTATCTTTGTCCTACGGAAACTTGTCTGCAAGCCGCTCAGAAAAAAAATCGTCTGGGCAGAGCGCTCAAAGCACCTGTTCCCCCAGAACTATATCAAACCTTGTGGCAGCGTTTAACCAGTCAACAGAGTACGGCCAATCATAAATTATTCGATCGTACCCCATCCAATTTAGAACCTGAATGA
- the infB gene encoding translation initiation factor IF-2: protein MNNGKVRIYELSRELNLDNKDILAICDQLRIPVKSHSSTISDESAERIRSVAEKYAAQHPSQNKAVSASHKPNSQTSSAQKPLAPPKKQQILGIRQHQERPAANPPKPPSAASVAIPPKAPQAGVSAGSQPTPPPTKQAAPSKPVRSPQHQEIAAKERNVQNSEGKPEPKSEYKTELKAQQGQQATVSRPAPEQLKLAEPPVRPSSTQPNLRQNNQTEQPVKKKPSKPASPQPQAEKKEQLVGKKEKDQTTSAAKPSRPAPPAPPQIPELQRPKPVIKPNAPTTVIRPAAQVEEVDAEETEDTEVLTEPQKELKRPQPPRPPKKGKSWEEEEEEQPPKVGKPAGKGKRSKQLLFDEDEVDFDDADLEVLPPTVQVSLSVARPPKPKASRAGQGASGANAGVAQPAARKKAPSRDGGAASKASRKAKEEAVPERPEKLVLTGSMTVQELAEALAVPDTEIVKRLFFKGIAVNITQSLDVPTCTSIANDFGVEVETGQKQSEASKGSEMIDAEDFEYLQRRPPVVTIMGHVDHGKTTLLDAIRESKVAQGEAGGITQHIGAYHVDVPQNDTTQQVVFLDTPGHEAFTAMRARGARVTDIAVLVVAADDGVQPQTIEAISHAKAAEVPIVVAINKIDKPDAQADRVKQELTEFGLVPEEWGGDTIMVPVSAIQKENLDTLLEMILLVAEVDEDLVANPNRAAKGTVIEANLDKSRGPVATLLVQNGTLQVGDILVAGSAFGKVRAMIDDRGSRVDAATPSFAVEVLGLNDVPAAGDEFEVFQNEKEARLLAEARAEQQRQTRLMRGRVSLTTLSAQAQEGELKELNLILKADVQGSVEAIIGALQQLPQNQVQIRILLAAPGEVTETDVDLAAASDAVIVGFNTTLASGSRQAADQAGVDVREYNIIYKLLEDIQGAMEGLLEPELVEEPLGNVEVRAVFPVGRGTVAGCYVLSGKVIRNCKVRVRRGGQVIYEGTLDSLKRMKEDTKEVNAGFECGIGIDKFNDWIVGDIIEAFKMVTKRRTLTPA, encoded by the coding sequence ATGAACAACGGCAAAGTCAGAATTTACGAGTTATCACGGGAATTAAATTTGGACAATAAGGATATTCTTGCAATTTGCGACCAGCTGCGAATTCCGGTCAAGAGCCACAGCAGCACGATTTCAGATGAGTCAGCCGAGCGCATTCGGAGCGTGGCGGAAAAATATGCAGCACAGCATCCATCTCAAAATAAAGCGGTTTCAGCTAGCCATAAGCCGAACTCCCAAACAAGCTCGGCTCAAAAACCGTTAGCTCCTCCCAAAAAACAACAGATTTTGGGAATTCGCCAACATCAGGAACGCCCAGCTGCTAACCCGCCCAAACCACCATCGGCAGCATCCGTTGCGATTCCTCCCAAAGCTCCACAAGCTGGTGTCTCCGCAGGGAGTCAGCCAACCCCCCCACCCACCAAGCAGGCAGCGCCTAGTAAACCAGTGCGCTCTCCTCAGCATCAGGAAATAGCCGCTAAGGAAAGAAACGTACAGAATTCAGAGGGTAAGCCGGAACCAAAATCCGAATACAAAACCGAACTAAAGGCTCAACAAGGGCAGCAAGCTACCGTTTCTCGTCCCGCGCCAGAACAGCTAAAGCTGGCTGAACCTCCAGTGAGACCGTCTTCCACGCAGCCCAATCTTCGCCAGAATAACCAAACCGAACAACCTGTTAAGAAAAAACCCAGCAAACCAGCTTCTCCCCAGCCTCAAGCGGAGAAAAAAGAACAGCTAGTTGGAAAAAAAGAAAAAGATCAAACTACATCTGCTGCTAAACCAAGCCGTCCCGCTCCCCCTGCCCCACCTCAGATACCAGAACTACAACGGCCTAAACCAGTTATTAAGCCGAATGCTCCTACTACAGTCATCCGCCCAGCAGCACAAGTTGAAGAAGTGGATGCTGAAGAAACTGAGGACACAGAAGTATTAACAGAACCACAAAAAGAACTAAAGCGACCTCAACCACCACGTCCGCCTAAAAAAGGCAAAAGCTGGGAAGAAGAAGAAGAAGAACAACCACCAAAAGTTGGTAAACCAGCTGGCAAGGGCAAGCGCAGCAAACAACTCCTGTTTGACGAAGATGAGGTTGATTTTGATGATGCCGATCTGGAAGTGTTGCCACCGACAGTCCAGGTTAGCTTGTCAGTGGCTCGTCCCCCCAAGCCAAAAGCATCCCGTGCAGGACAAGGGGCAAGCGGGGCGAATGCAGGAGTAGCTCAGCCTGCCGCTCGGAAAAAAGCACCTTCTCGCGATGGGGGTGCTGCTTCTAAAGCTAGCCGCAAAGCTAAGGAAGAGGCAGTACCGGAACGTCCGGAGAAGCTTGTTTTAACTGGCAGCATGACAGTGCAAGAACTAGCTGAAGCTTTAGCCGTACCGGATACGGAAATAGTCAAGCGGCTGTTCTTTAAAGGGATAGCTGTGAATATTACCCAAAGTCTGGACGTACCAACTTGTACTTCGATCGCCAATGACTTTGGGGTAGAAGTAGAAACAGGTCAGAAGCAATCGGAAGCCAGTAAAGGCAGCGAGATGATCGATGCGGAAGACTTTGAATACTTACAGCGTCGTCCGCCTGTGGTGACCATTATGGGTCACGTAGACCACGGTAAAACCACTTTGTTGGATGCGATCAGGGAAAGCAAAGTCGCTCAAGGAGAAGCAGGTGGTATTACTCAGCACATTGGTGCTTACCACGTAGACGTACCGCAGAACGATACTACCCAGCAGGTAGTATTCCTCGATACTCCCGGTCACGAAGCATTTACTGCTATGCGGGCGAGGGGCGCGAGAGTGACGGATATCGCCGTACTGGTAGTAGCAGCCGATGATGGAGTTCAACCACAGACGATCGAAGCGATCAGTCACGCTAAAGCAGCAGAAGTCCCGATCGTCGTCGCGATTAACAAAATTGATAAACCAGACGCCCAAGCCGATCGCGTTAAACAAGAATTGACCGAATTCGGTTTGGTGCCAGAAGAATGGGGCGGCGACACCATTATGGTGCCAGTCAGCGCGATCCAAAAAGAAAACTTGGATACCCTGTTGGAAATGATTCTCTTGGTGGCAGAAGTAGATGAAGATCTCGTGGCCAACCCAAATCGGGCTGCCAAAGGAACTGTCATCGAAGCTAACCTGGATAAATCGAGAGGCCCGGTTGCTACCTTGCTGGTACAAAATGGTACTCTACAGGTAGGAGATATTCTGGTCGCTGGTTCTGCCTTTGGTAAAGTGCGGGCGATGATCGACGATCGCGGTAGCCGAGTAGACGCCGCAACTCCTTCCTTTGCGGTAGAAGTTTTGGGTCTTAACGACGTGCCGGCTGCCGGAGACGAGTTTGAAGTCTTCCAGAATGAAAAAGAAGCGCGTTTACTTGCCGAAGCACGCGCCGAACAACAACGGCAAACCCGCCTGATGCGCGGTCGCGTCAGCCTGACCACACTTTCTGCTCAAGCACAAGAGGGAGAACTCAAAGAACTCAACTTGATCCTGAAAGCAGACGTGCAAGGTTCTGTGGAAGCAATTATCGGAGCGCTGCAACAACTGCCGCAAAATCAAGTGCAGATCCGCATATTGTTAGCGGCTCCCGGTGAAGTTACCGAAACAGACGTTGACCTAGCAGCTGCCAGCGATGCGGTAATTGTTGGATTCAATACCACCCTGGCTAGCGGATCTCGTCAAGCAGCCGACCAAGCTGGTGTAGATGTCCGAGAGTACAACATCATCTACAAACTGCTGGAAGATATCCAAGGTGCAATGGAAGGCTTGCTCGAACCAGAACTGGTGGAAGAACCCCTCGGAAATGTGGAAGTCCGGGCAGTCTTCCCCGTAGGTCGAGGTACGGTGGCTGGTTGTTATGTCTTATCAGGCAAGGTAATCCGCAACTGCAAAGTTCGGGTTCGTCGAGGCGGTCAAGTAATCTACGAAGGCACTCTGGATTCCCTCAAACGGATGAAAGAAGATACGAAAGAAGTCAACGCTGGTTTTGAATGCGGTATCGGTATCGATAAATTCAATGACTGGATTGTTGGCGACATCATTGAAGCCTTCAAGATGGTTACGAAGCGCCGTACTCTAACACCTGCTTAA
- a CDS encoding malic enzyme-like NAD(P)-binding protein, translating into MATLTPNSSFSVTIRLELPNRAGMLANVTQAIASVGGNLGQINLIEQTRQISIREISIDAASSDHAEQIVQAVKAVPEIKIIEIYDRTFNLHRGGKITVNSKIPLKSQADLAMAYTPGVGRICTAIAQDPGQVHTLTIKQNTVAIVTDGSAVLGLGNLGPYGGLPVMEGKAMLFKEFAGIDAFPICLATQDTDEIVRTVKNIAPVFGGINLEDIAAPRCFEIEQRLREELDIPVFHDDQHGTAIVTLAALLNALKLVKKSISEVRIVINGAGAAGVAVARLLRKAGAETIWICDTKGIISLSRTDLTEQKREFAVKAQGSLAGALQGADVFIGLSVPGVLTVEMVRSMAKDPIVFAMANPIPEIQPELVGSDVAVMATGRSDYPNQINNVLAFPGVFRGALDCRASTITTTMYLEAAYAIANLINPSDLNKDFIIPSVFDKRVSIAVAAAVQQAARQEGIARS; encoded by the coding sequence ATGGCAACCTTAACGCCCAATTCATCTTTTAGCGTCACTATTCGATTGGAATTACCCAACCGCGCCGGGATGTTAGCCAATGTAACCCAAGCGATCGCATCGGTTGGCGGCAACCTCGGTCAGATTAATTTAATCGAACAAACGCGCCAGATCTCGATTCGAGAAATTAGTATTGATGCGGCGAGCAGCGACCACGCCGAGCAAATAGTCCAAGCAGTCAAAGCCGTCCCGGAAATCAAAATCATCGAGATTTACGATCGCACCTTTAACCTGCACCGAGGCGGAAAAATCACCGTCAACAGCAAAATTCCCCTCAAAAGTCAAGCCGATTTAGCAATGGCTTACACTCCCGGAGTAGGTCGCATTTGTACTGCGATCGCCCAAGACCCAGGCCAAGTACACACCCTCACCATCAAACAAAACACCGTCGCCATCGTCACCGATGGCAGCGCCGTATTGGGATTAGGTAACCTTGGCCCCTACGGAGGATTGCCAGTCATGGAAGGCAAAGCCATGCTCTTTAAAGAATTTGCTGGAATTGACGCCTTTCCCATTTGTCTGGCAACTCAAGACACCGACGAAATCGTTCGCACCGTCAAAAACATCGCCCCCGTCTTCGGCGGCATCAATTTAGAAGACATCGCCGCACCCCGTTGTTTTGAAATCGAACAACGGCTTAGAGAAGAACTAGATATTCCCGTATTTCACGACGACCAACACGGCACCGCGATCGTTACCTTAGCCGCCCTACTCAACGCCCTCAAATTAGTTAAAAAATCTATCTCGGAAGTCCGCATCGTCATCAATGGTGCGGGTGCGGCAGGGGTAGCAGTGGCTCGTCTACTGCGAAAAGCCGGTGCAGAAACCATTTGGATCTGCGACACCAAAGGAATTATTTCCCTTTCTCGGACTGACTTGACCGAGCAAAAGCGAGAATTTGCCGTCAAAGCACAAGGTTCCCTGGCAGGCGCACTACAAGGTGCTGACGTATTTATCGGTCTGAGCGTACCGGGAGTGTTGACAGTGGAAATGGTGCGATCGATGGCCAAAGATCCGATCGTCTTCGCAATGGCAAATCCCATCCCCGAAATTCAACCAGAATTAGTCGGCTCAGATGTCGCGGTAATGGCCACCGGACGCAGCGACTATCCCAATCAAATCAACAACGTTTTAGCCTTCCCAGGCGTATTTCGCGGCGCTTTAGACTGTCGCGCCTCCACCATCACCACCACTATGTACCTGGAAGCTGCTTACGCCATTGCCAATCTAATTAACCCTTCCGACTTAAACAAGGACTTTATCATTCCTTCTGTTTTTGATAAGCGAGTTTCCATTGCCGTTGCCGCTGCCGTTCAACAAGCAGCCCGTCAAGAAGGGATCGCCCGTAGTTAG
- the rimP gene encoding ribosome maturation factor RimP — MAHPLIPQIIELAEPVAQSIGLEVVGAVFQTNQNPPVLRVDIRNPQQDTSLDDCERMSLAFEPVLDNANSIPDAYVLEISSPGISRQLSTDREFISFKGFAVLVTTSEPFEGKREWNGQLIKRDDTSIYLNQKGRTIAIPRHLAARVQLDDRRKN; from the coding sequence ATGGCTCATCCTCTCATCCCACAAATTATCGAATTAGCTGAACCCGTTGCCCAATCCATTGGGTTAGAGGTAGTGGGAGCGGTGTTTCAGACTAACCAAAATCCTCCCGTGTTGCGGGTTGATATTCGCAACCCCCAGCAAGATACCAGTTTGGATGATTGCGAACGTATGAGCTTGGCATTTGAACCTGTTTTGGATAACGCCAATTCGATCCCGGATGCCTATGTTCTAGAAATTTCTAGCCCTGGAATTTCTCGCCAGCTTAGTACGGATAGAGAATTCATTTCTTTTAAAGGATTTGCGGTGTTAGTTACCACATCTGAACCTTTTGAAGGAAAGAGGGAATGGAACGGGCAGTTAATTAAACGGGATGATACCTCTATTTATCTAAATCAAAAAGGGCGCACGATCGCGATCCCCCGTCATTTGGCGGCGCGAGTACAACTAGACGACCGCAGAAAAAATTAA